Proteins found in one Nostoc sp. NIES-3756 genomic segment:
- a CDS encoding transposase encodes MDPLYLPPYSPDLNRIEKCWVTLKSRVRKLLPKSNNLRDAMETALKQAAS; translated from the coding sequence ATAGATCCTCTATACCTACCGCCCTACTCGCCTGACCTCAATCGGATTGAAAAGTGTTGGGTGACTTTAAAAAGTCGGGTTCGCAAGCTTTTACCTAAATCCAATAATTTACGTGATGCAATGGAAACTGCTCTCAAGCAAGCAGCGTCCTAA
- a CDS encoding caspase, EACC1-associated type has translation MALVIGVSDYEPGLTPLPGSARDVEEMRRVLQQPDVGGFNEVKMLLNPTPQEMQEAIETLFSSRKKDDLVLLFFSGHGVKDDNGKLHLATRITRKTPQGELIRATAVPASFVQDIMSNSRSKRQVVILDCCFSGAFAEGWLAKDDGSVDVKTQLGGEGRAVLTSSTSTQYSFEQEGSDLSTYTRYLVEGIATGAADIDSDGVVSIDELHEYAKGKVQEAAPAMKPEIYAIKEGYKIRLSQAPIEDPKLRYRKEVEHFAIRGVISVVGRNTLDALRDGLELLPEVAAAIEDEVLKPYQEYQKRLQRYKQVLVEAIGREHSLSTHTQNELKHLQRVLQLRDEDIALIEAQITSQKTVIQPSSQPKELIQAQTSFRSEDVTPVNPSNKALAVSQAEIPTPPGIRTPRMQAISVTFLRNHKLLIGASIAISLALVTYFGVTSSRNQPIESPASIASPTSSASSISSLELYNQAFTKQNQGNNQGAIADYTRAIQINKNWGPDNPDTNYYGVASAYFNRGFVHYSLGNFRPAFEDFRQAINFRSDLAIAYYYRGLARYFSDADKKGALRDFTQGIAINKNWGEVNRAANYFGKASAYFSLGDINSELGNIPEAIKNYQDAVPLFQKKGEILNAQKAQDRIKELKRRGK, from the coding sequence ATGGCACTGGTGATCGGGGTCAGCGATTATGAACCTGGTTTGACCCCCCTGCCTGGATCTGCTAGAGACGTAGAGGAAATGCGGCGAGTATTACAGCAGCCCGACGTGGGTGGATTTAATGAAGTAAAAATGTTGTTAAATCCTACACCACAGGAGATGCAGGAAGCGATTGAAACCTTGTTTTCATCTCGCAAGAAAGACGATCTAGTACTGCTGTTTTTCTCTGGTCATGGTGTCAAAGACGACAACGGTAAGCTGCATCTAGCTACTCGTATCACTCGTAAAACTCCACAGGGAGAACTGATTCGAGCAACAGCAGTTCCAGCCAGTTTTGTACAAGACATTATGAGCAATAGCCGCTCTAAGCGACAAGTTGTAATTCTAGATTGTTGTTTTAGTGGAGCATTTGCTGAAGGTTGGTTAGCTAAGGATGACGGTTCTGTAGATGTTAAAACCCAACTCGGAGGAGAAGGACGGGCTGTCCTTACGTCTTCGACTTCCACCCAGTATTCCTTCGAGCAGGAGGGATCAGACCTTTCGACTTACACTCGTTATCTAGTCGAGGGAATTGCAACTGGAGCAGCAGATATTGATAGCGATGGTGTAGTTTCAATTGATGAGTTGCATGAGTATGCCAAAGGGAAAGTTCAAGAAGCTGCGCCAGCAATGAAACCAGAAATTTATGCCATTAAAGAAGGCTACAAAATCCGTCTTTCTCAAGCACCCATCGAAGATCCCAAGCTAAGGTATCGTAAAGAAGTTGAGCATTTTGCCATTCGTGGCGTGATTTCTGTCGTAGGGCGTAATACCTTAGATGCCCTACGCGATGGGCTGGAACTGCTACCTGAAGTTGCTGCGGCAATTGAAGATGAGGTGCTTAAACCTTACCAGGAGTACCAGAAAAGATTACAGCGCTATAAGCAAGTTTTAGTTGAGGCGATTGGGCGTGAGCATTCTCTCAGTACCCACACTCAAAACGAGTTAAAACATTTACAACGAGTTTTACAACTCAGAGATGAAGACATTGCCCTAATTGAAGCTCAAATTACTTCTCAGAAAACAGTAATCCAACCTTCAAGTCAACCAAAGGAACTGATTCAGGCTCAAACTTCCTTCCGCAGTGAAGATGTGACACCTGTCAACCCATCAAATAAAGCCTTAGCTGTAAGCCAAGCTGAGATTCCTACGCCACCTGGAATTAGAACTCCAAGAATGCAGGCTATTTCTGTTACATTTCTGAGAAACCATAAACTGCTTATTGGGGCAAGCATTGCTATTTCTCTAGCTTTAGTAACTTATTTTGGGGTAACATCATCCCGCAATCAACCAATTGAATCACCTGCATCAATTGCCAGTCCTACTTCATCTGCCTCAAGCATTAGTTCATTGGAATTATATAATCAGGCGTTCACCAAACAAAACCAAGGAAATAACCAGGGAGCGATCGCAGATTACACTCGCGCAATTCAAATTAACAAAAACTGGGGGCCAGACAATCCTGATACTAACTACTATGGTGTTGCCTCTGCCTATTTCAATAGAGGTTTTGTTCACTATTCGTTGGGCAACTTTCGACCTGCTTTTGAAGATTTTCGACAGGCAATTAATTTTAGGTCTGACCTAGCAATTGCCTATTATTACCGAGGACTTGCCCGCTACTTCTCAGATGCTGATAAAAAGGGAGCGCTTAGAGATTTCACTCAGGGAATTGCTATCAACAAGAACTGGGGAGAAGTCAATCGTGCAGCAAACTATTTTGGTAAAGCCTCTGCTTACTTCAGTTTGGGAGATATCAACTCTGAACTAGGCAATATACCGGAAGCTATTAAAAATTATCAGGATGCAGTCCCTCTGTTTCAGAAAAAGGGAGAAATATTAAATGCTCAAAAAGCGCAGGACAGAATTAAAGAACTCAAAAGGCGCGGTAAGTAA
- a CDS encoding beta strand repeat-containing protein: MRVASVYLGLVAGILTGGMFLPAIAQVISDGTTNTTVNSSGNNYTIRDGIEKGSNLFHSFSNFSIPTDGKASFDLTNRQNITTIFSRVTGANVSYIDGLIETINTNNSVSLFLMNPNGIIFGQNARLNISGSFVGTTAQSIQFADGTEFSTVNGSTPLLTMSVPIGLQIGKNPGAITVKGLGHLLNPARSFAPLRESGQRTGLQVQSGKTLALVGGNVLLEGGLLSAPQGRVELGAVDTGTIGLNGNSQGWSLDYENISQFRHLNLYQQSLVDVSGTQAGNIQIQAAQLNVKDGSVILSQNLGSLPSGNISIKTTEYLQVLGESSRGVSSVSTENLGLGKAGDIQITTPQLQMAGGATIATRGFGAGRTGDVTINASTLNLDGTSKANPTQRTSIFTVTNSVGLGGDLNVVADQIQLTSGAFISSSTFGKGTGGSVFINAKDSVYILGFDPVVTSPSVIGTATYSSGTSGDLNLVTPRLSIQGGGRVDASTYASGKAGNIEIQATDFIEVTGGDLKVNNPSLITASAFLLNPILRRVLRLPDMPTGDAANINIQTSNLIVTDDGIINVRNDGSGQAGNVKIQSDRISLNRHGSILATTKSGQGGEIFLTADNLILKNGSLIATTAGELGNGGNIRIDAPIILGIGNSDIVANATQGYGGNIEIVTQGIFGLQIRPVLTPDNDITASSELGVNGNVQINNIDVDPSSGLVVLPANITDSSQQIATGCSVTQGSSFVATGRGGVPQNPTQQMISDRTWSDIRDISAYRKSNTVTAQIQLPSTLVEATSWYRNAQGKVEFITNQPHVNVRTQLACSQISQN, from the coding sequence ATGAGAGTAGCTTCTGTGTACTTGGGCTTAGTGGCGGGAATCTTAACGGGTGGAATGTTTCTTCCTGCGATCGCTCAAGTAATATCAGACGGGACTACTAATACCACTGTTAATTCAAGTGGCAATAATTATACTATTCGTGATGGTATAGAAAAAGGTAGTAATTTATTTCATAGCTTTAGTAATTTCTCTATACCTACAGATGGTAAAGCATCTTTTGATTTAACCAATAGACAAAATATCACTACTATATTTAGCCGGGTCACTGGTGCAAATGTCTCTTATATTGATGGACTAATCGAAACCATCAATACAAATAACTCTGTCAGTTTATTTTTAATGAATCCCAACGGCATTATATTCGGACAGAATGCACGTTTAAATATTAGCGGCTCATTTGTAGGTACGACAGCGCAGAGTATTCAATTTGCTGATGGGACTGAGTTTAGTACTGTAAATGGGAGTACACCATTATTAACAATGAGTGTACCTATCGGCTTACAAATCGGTAAAAACCCTGGTGCAATTACCGTCAAGGGATTAGGCCATCTACTTAACCCTGCTCGTAGCTTTGCTCCGCTCAGAGAAAGTGGGCAAAGGACTGGTTTGCAAGTGCAATCTGGTAAAACCTTGGCATTGGTCGGGGGTAATGTCTTGCTTGAGGGTGGACTTTTGAGCGCACCCCAAGGTCGGGTGGAACTAGGAGCAGTGGATACAGGGACAATTGGGTTAAATGGTAATTCCCAAGGTTGGAGTCTAGACTATGAAAATATTTCTCAGTTTCGTCACCTCAATTTGTACCAACAATCCTTAGTAGATGTTAGTGGCACGCAAGCTGGAAACATTCAAATCCAAGCCGCCCAGTTGAATGTAAAAGATGGGTCTGTAATTTTAAGCCAAAATCTGGGGAGTTTACCATCTGGCAATATCTCTATTAAAACTACAGAGTATCTGCAAGTGTTGGGAGAGTCGAGTCGTGGAGTTAGTAGTGTAAGTACAGAAAATCTAGGTTTGGGAAAAGCCGGAGATATTCAGATAACAACGCCACAGTTGCAGATGGCTGGGGGTGCGACAATTGCCACGCGGGGTTTTGGTGCAGGTAGGACTGGGGATGTTACCATCAATGCTTCTACTCTTAATCTTGACGGAACATCAAAGGCTAATCCAACACAGAGAACAAGTATTTTTACTGTTACCAATAGTGTAGGTTTAGGTGGCGATTTGAACGTAGTCGCCGATCAAATTCAGTTAACGTCTGGGGCTTTTATCTCGTCTTCTACCTTTGGGAAAGGAACTGGTGGTTCTGTCTTTATTAATGCTAAAGATTCAGTCTATATCCTGGGCTTTGATCCTGTTGTCACATCTCCTAGTGTGATTGGCACTGCTACTTATAGCTCAGGTACATCAGGAGATTTGAATTTAGTAACCCCTCGTCTGAGTATTCAAGGGGGTGGTAGAGTTGACGCTTCGACTTACGCCAGTGGTAAGGCTGGTAATATTGAAATTCAGGCAACTGATTTTATCGAAGTCACAGGCGGAGATTTGAAAGTAAATAACCCCAGCTTGATTACGGCTTCAGCTTTTCTCTTGAATCCTATACTTCGTAGAGTGTTGCGTCTTCCAGATATGCCTACAGGAGATGCGGCAAATATTAACATCCAAACTTCCAACTTAATTGTCACAGACGACGGAATTATTAATGTGCGTAATGATGGTTCTGGTCAAGCTGGTAACGTGAAGATTCAAAGCGATCGCATTAGCTTAAATCGTCATGGGTCAATTTTAGCCACAACAAAATCCGGTCAGGGTGGAGAAATTTTTCTCACTGCTGATAATTTAATCCTGAAAAACGGCAGTTTAATTGCCACAACCGCAGGAGAACTAGGAAATGGAGGAAATATCCGCATTGATGCCCCTATCATTTTGGGGATCGGTAACAGTGATATTGTTGCCAATGCGACTCAAGGTTATGGAGGCAATATCGAAATCGTTACACAGGGCATCTTTGGACTGCAAATTCGTCCTGTGCTGACACCCGATAACGATATCACCGCTAGTTCTGAATTAGGGGTGAATGGTAATGTACAAATCAATAATATTGATGTTGATCCCAGTTCTGGCTTAGTCGTACTGCCTGCAAATATCACCGACTCATCCCAACAAATTGCTACAGGCTGTTCTGTAACTCAAGGCAGTAGTTTTGTTGCCACAGGACGAGGTGGTGTACCACAAAATCCCACTCAACAAATGATTAGCGATCGCACTTGGTCTGATATCCGTGATATTTCTGCATACCGCAAAAGTAACACTGTTACAGCCCAAATACAGTTACCATCTACTCTCGTTGAAGCCACTTCTTGGTATCGTAACGCTCAGGGCAAAGTTGAGTTTATCACCAACCAACCTCACGTGAATGTACGGACGCAATTAGCTTGTAGTCAGATTTCTCAAAATTAA
- a CDS encoding SDR family NAD(P)-dependent oxidoreductase, whose product MKIQGKVALVTGASRGIGRAIALELAQQGIQRLILVARDRQKLREVAQEIEAMGVQAVTLAIDLTQVTEVNIAIAQLWRSYGPIHLLVNCAGVAYQSSFLRSKLPQVQEELSVNLLGMYTLTSLIAKRMASQRQGTIVNVSSLMGKVAAPTMATYSATKFAIIGFTQALRRELAEYNIQVKALLPTLTETDMVRDLKLFRWVTPMTPQQVAKALIVGLEKDAPEILVGWQSHLAIWCQNLAPWLLELILKVATPPVNRQQAHENLIWAKVQRFGDFLFSKNKRTLVFARKT is encoded by the coding sequence ATGAAGATTCAAGGTAAAGTTGCCCTAGTGACTGGGGCTTCTCGTGGTATCGGTCGAGCGATCGCGTTAGAATTAGCGCAACAAGGCATCCAAAGATTAATTTTAGTGGCACGCGATCGCCAAAAATTAAGAGAAGTTGCCCAAGAAATCGAGGCAATGGGAGTCCAAGCTGTAACATTGGCAATTGATTTAACCCAAGTGACAGAAGTAAACATTGCCATTGCCCAACTGTGGCGGAGTTACGGCCCCATTCACTTACTAGTTAATTGTGCAGGCGTTGCATATCAAAGTTCATTCTTACGTTCCAAACTTCCGCAAGTACAAGAAGAACTCTCGGTGAACTTGTTGGGAATGTACACACTCACTAGTCTCATCGCCAAACGTATGGCTAGCCAGAGACAAGGAACAATTGTCAATGTTTCCAGCTTAATGGGAAAAGTAGCTGCCCCAACGATGGCGACATATTCAGCCACAAAATTTGCCATCATAGGTTTTACCCAAGCCTTGCGGCGTGAACTCGCTGAGTACAACATCCAGGTAAAAGCGTTGCTACCAACTCTTACCGAAACAGATATGGTACGTGACTTAAAACTATTTCGTTGGGTGACTCCCATGACACCACAGCAAGTAGCCAAAGCCCTAATTGTTGGACTAGAAAAAGATGCACCAGAAATCTTAGTAGGTTGGCAAAGTCATTTAGCTATCTGGTGTCAAAATTTAGCACCTTGGTTGCTAGAGTTGATTTTAAAAGTAGCCACACCACCAGTCAACAGACAACAAGCTCACGAAAACTTAATTTGGGCAAAAGTCCAGCGTTTTGGGGATTTCTTATTCTCAAAAAACAAGCGCACCCTTGTATTCGCCCGTAAAACATGA
- a CDS encoding glycosyl hydrolase family 57, whose product MLSLENTTLPEIIDGLPNISGWEAEVLSVVNDDAPVFLPKTNIKLADVNAVFAIALHMHQPTIPAGNSGELISNLQYMFAHPHEGDNHNAGAFAYCYSRMGEFIPELVSQGCNPRVMLDYSGNLLWGLRQMGRDDVLDNLKRITCDAKYQPYVEWLGTMWGHAVVPSTPIEDIKLHILAWQQYFAAIFGWEALARVKGFSPPEMHLPNHPDTLFQFVKALKECGYRWLLVQEHTVETTDGQPLTDKHLPHRLIARNSQGETISIIALIKTQGSDTKLVAQMQPYYEAKTLSKRRLGNVEIPPIVSQIGDGENGGVMMNEFPSAFKQAWWDMVNNGGGRTGVVGVCGTEYLELIEAAGCRVEDFPACQPIGQHQIWQRVSSDNYQPEAVEKAIEEIKQINPNFHVEGASWTNHISWVKGYENVLSPMYELSKLFHQKFDNLLLDSDSSITKQTNYRQALLYNLLLQTSCFRYWGQGAWTDYAREIYQRGKSHINS is encoded by the coding sequence ATGCTTTCCCTAGAAAATACCACCCTGCCAGAAATTATTGATGGGTTGCCAAATATATCTGGTTGGGAAGCTGAGGTTCTCTCTGTAGTTAACGATGATGCGCCAGTCTTCTTACCCAAAACCAATATTAAGTTAGCAGATGTAAATGCAGTATTTGCGATCGCTCTACATATGCACCAACCAACTATACCAGCTGGTAATAGTGGCGAATTGATCAGTAATCTGCAATATATGTTTGCCCATCCCCACGAAGGCGACAACCACAACGCCGGGGCTTTTGCCTATTGTTACAGCCGGATGGGAGAATTTATTCCCGAACTCGTCAGCCAAGGTTGCAATCCTCGCGTCATGTTGGACTACTCTGGTAATCTGTTGTGGGGGTTACGGCAAATGGGACGGGATGATGTCTTAGATAATCTCAAGCGAATTACTTGCGATGCTAAGTATCAACCTTATGTAGAATGGCTGGGTACAATGTGGGGTCATGCTGTTGTTCCCTCCACACCAATCGAAGATATTAAATTACATATTTTGGCATGGCAACAATATTTTGCGGCAATTTTTGGCTGGGAAGCATTAGCCAGAGTTAAAGGTTTTTCTCCGCCAGAAATGCACCTACCAAATCACCCAGATACATTATTTCAATTTGTTAAAGCCCTCAAAGAATGTGGCTATCGCTGGTTATTAGTACAAGAACATACAGTAGAAACAACTGATGGACAACCTCTGACTGATAAACATTTACCCCATCGCCTAATTGCCCGTAATTCTCAAGGCGAAACTATTAGTATCATTGCCTTAATTAAAACTCAAGGTTCCGACACTAAATTAGTTGCTCAGATGCAGCCATACTATGAAGCCAAAACTTTATCAAAACGTCGTTTAGGAAATGTAGAAATTCCTCCAATCGTTAGTCAAATTGGTGATGGCGAAAATGGCGGTGTGATGATGAATGAATTTCCTAGCGCCTTCAAACAAGCTTGGTGGGATATGGTAAATAACGGCGGCGGAAGAACTGGTGTTGTTGGGGTGTGTGGTACAGAATATTTAGAGTTAATAGAGGCGGCTGGTTGTCGAGTTGAAGACTTTCCCGCTTGTCAGCCGATAGGACAACATCAAATATGGCAGCGTGTTTCTTCAGATAATTATCAACCGGAAGCAGTCGAAAAAGCTATTGAAGAAATCAAGCAAATTAATCCTAATTTTCATGTAGAAGGAGCTTCTTGGACAAATCATATCAGTTGGGTAAAGGGATATGAAAATGTCTTATCACCTATGTATGAATTAAGTAAATTATTCCATCAAAAGTTTGATAATTTATTACTCGATTCAGATTCATCTATTACTAAACAAACTAATTACCGTCAAGCATTGTTATACAATCTCTTATTGCAAACAAGCTGTTTCCGTTATTGGGGACAAGGCGCTTGGACTGATTACGCTCGTGAAATTTATCAAAGAGGAAAGAGTCATATTAATTCGTAA
- a CDS encoding TspO/MBR family protein: protein MSKSNNSSGIIENFVNILMGVKNGNKQPQVTSIGNTQELDIKAVLVYKLGTIIQIGAMVLALLGMEKLVMWIDHNSSIPNGFSTLLTVLFFCLLSLRSRLFSPLDNTRSRQTYDQIIRPRWSPPALVFPIVWMIIAILRVISSVLVWQQMNHQFLVLPLILFVVHLALGDTWNTIFTVERRLGAAVPVVILGPWLSAIVVTAIYWQTIAIAGITLSFSCVWLTVAAVLVFRIWQLNGSEPLYPLKLTTVEK from the coding sequence ATGAGCAAATCCAATAATAGTAGTGGAATAATTGAAAACTTCGTCAATATATTGATGGGTGTAAAAAATGGAAATAAACAACCTCAAGTTACATCAATAGGTAATACACAAGAACTAGATATCAAAGCAGTTTTAGTGTATAAATTAGGAACTATTATCCAAATAGGGGCTATGGTTCTTGCGTTGCTAGGAATGGAAAAATTAGTAATGTGGATTGATCACAATTCTTCTATTCCCAATGGGTTTAGCACTTTATTGACTGTATTATTTTTTTGTTTATTAAGTCTCCGTTCACGACTTTTTTCTCCGTTAGATAATACCCGTTCTCGTCAGACTTATGACCAAATAATTAGACCTAGATGGTCGCCTCCAGCGTTAGTATTTCCTATAGTTTGGATGATAATTGCTATTTTACGGGTAATTTCTTCCGTCTTAGTTTGGCAGCAAATGAATCACCAGTTTTTAGTTCTACCTTTAATTTTGTTTGTGGTACATCTAGCTTTAGGAGATACTTGGAATACCATTTTTACTGTAGAAAGACGATTAGGTGCTGCTGTTCCTGTAGTGATTTTAGGGCCTTGGTTATCCGCCATAGTGGTGACAGCAATTTATTGGCAAACTATTGCGATCGCAGGAATAACTTTATCATTTTCTTGTGTGTGGCTAACTGTAGCGGCTGTATTAGTATTTAGAATTTGGCAGCTAAATGGATCTGAGCCATTGTATCCTTTAAAACTAACAACTGTGGAGAAATAA
- a CDS encoding RnfABCDGE type electron transport complex subunit D, with protein sequence MLKDIRDYQILFLGLFLVLGIGTRDWTLHPEFIAVAIAFCLSTQWLLSSVISYWSFDSNQEQQPKINLRSALITSLGLSLLLRTDHWTTMALAAISAIASKFFFKIGDKHFFNPANFGIISALTLTSDAWVSPGQWGEEWWYGLVFFGTGGLILRRIGRWDTTAAFLGSYSLLEAIRNLWLGWTWDVYWHRLMSGSLLLFALFMVTDPRSIPNAKIGRVVWAICIACLTFILRNYFFLSTAVFWSLFVLAPLTIFLDYLWSSPRFSWLGDERDKGDEGEGEMREMREMRETREKFLPTTQHL encoded by the coding sequence GTGCTAAAAGATATACGCGACTATCAAATTCTCTTTTTGGGTTTATTTCTGGTTTTGGGAATTGGGACAAGAGATTGGACTTTGCACCCAGAGTTTATCGCTGTGGCGATCGCTTTTTGTTTATCAACTCAGTGGCTATTATCATCGGTCATTAGTTATTGGTCATTTGACAGTAATCAAGAACAACAGCCAAAGATAAATCTGCGTAGCGCCTTGATTACGTCGCTAGGACTCAGTTTGCTATTACGAACTGACCATTGGACAACAATGGCATTAGCAGCCATCAGTGCGATCGCTAGTAAATTTTTCTTTAAAATTGGCGATAAACATTTCTTCAATCCCGCCAATTTTGGCATTATCTCTGCCTTGACTCTCACATCTGATGCGTGGGTATCCCCAGGACAATGGGGTGAGGAGTGGTGGTACGGCTTAGTTTTCTTTGGGACTGGTGGTCTAATTTTGCGAAGAATTGGTCGTTGGGATACTACAGCCGCTTTTTTAGGTTCCTACTCCCTATTAGAAGCCATACGTAACCTGTGGTTGGGTTGGACTTGGGACGTATATTGGCATCGGTTAATGAGTGGTTCGTTGCTGTTGTTTGCCTTATTTATGGTAACTGACCCACGCTCAATTCCCAACGCCAAAATCGGCCGTGTAGTTTGGGCTATTTGCATTGCCTGCTTAACTTTTATTTTACGCAATTATTTCTTCCTTTCCACCGCAGTTTTTTGGTCACTATTCGTCTTAGCACCCTTGACTATTTTCCTTGATTATCTCTGGTCATCTCCCAGATTTTCTTGGTTAGGAGATGAGAGAGACAAGGGAGATGAAGGAGAGGGGGAGATGAGGGAGATGAGGGAGATGAGGGAGACAAGGGAAAAATTCCTACCTACAACACAGCACTTATGA
- a CDS encoding DUF2330 domain-containing protein — MKRFRFIISLFVIFIGVLCFAPTAWAFCGFYVAKADSKLYNQASQVVIARDGDRTVLTMANDFKGEVKDFAMVVPVPTVIQKEQVRVAQPKIIERLDAFSAPRLVEYFDSDPCAPQYRDRLYEALPAPAARINGATRGDNANLGVTIEAKFNVGEYEILILSAKESGGLETWLNRNGYKIPRGAKQLLQPYVRSRMKFFVAKVNLDKFEQSGYQFLRPLQISYQSPKFILPIRLGMMNANAAQDLIVYILSPQGQAEITNYRTVKVPSDTNIPVFVKNEFSDFYKSMFQTAYLKEDRKVAFLEYAWDMSSCDPCSAEPLNQEELKQAGVFWLDNNGNDNLPAPNFRRPFPRSSVFISRLHIRYSRDKFPEDPMFQTTSNRESFQGRYILQHPFTGDLNCQAGREYKRSLPKRFEQEAQTLAKLTNWNIQDIRKKMKLSLGDLNYSWWENFLAWLGF, encoded by the coding sequence ATGAAGCGATTCAGATTTATCATTTCGTTATTTGTAATATTTATAGGCGTTTTGTGTTTTGCGCCAACGGCTTGGGCATTTTGTGGATTTTATGTAGCCAAGGCTGATAGTAAATTATACAACCAAGCATCTCAGGTGGTGATAGCGCGGGATGGCGATCGCACTGTCTTGACTATGGCTAATGACTTTAAAGGCGAAGTCAAAGATTTTGCTATGGTTGTACCTGTACCCACAGTTATACAGAAAGAGCAAGTGCGCGTTGCTCAACCGAAAATTATCGAGCGATTAGATGCTTTTAGCGCCCCACGCTTAGTAGAATATTTTGATTCTGATCCTTGCGCTCCCCAATACAGAGATAGGCTATATGAAGCACTACCAGCACCAGCAGCCAGAATTAACGGAGCAACCAGAGGTGATAATGCAAACTTGGGCGTTACCATTGAGGCAAAATTTAATGTAGGTGAATACGAAATTCTCATTTTGAGTGCTAAAGAATCTGGTGGACTAGAAACTTGGCTAAATCGTAATGGCTACAAAATTCCTAGAGGAGCAAAACAGTTACTTCAGCCTTATGTCCGCTCTCGCATGAAGTTTTTTGTTGCTAAAGTTAACCTTGATAAATTTGAACAATCTGGCTATCAATTTTTGCGTCCGCTACAGATTTCTTATCAATCACCTAAATTCATACTACCCATTCGCTTGGGCATGATGAATGCCAACGCTGCCCAGGATTTAATAGTTTATATCCTTTCACCTCAAGGACAAGCAGAAATTACTAACTATCGCACAGTAAAGGTTCCTTCCGATACCAACATTCCTGTGTTTGTCAAAAATGAATTTAGTGATTTCTACAAATCTATGTTCCAAACTGCCTACCTTAAAGAAGACAGGAAAGTGGCTTTCTTGGAATATGCTTGGGATATGAGTAGTTGCGATCCTTGTTCAGCAGAACCTCTCAATCAAGAAGAACTCAAGCAGGCTGGTGTATTTTGGCTAGATAATAATGGCAACGATAACTTACCAGCACCTAATTTTCGTCGTCCGTTTCCTCGTAGTAGCGTGTTCATCAGTCGGCTACATATTCGCTACAGCCGCGACAAATTCCCAGAAGACCCAATGTTTCAAACAACCTCCAACCGCGAGTCTTTCCAAGGGAGATACATTTTGCAGCATCCGTTTACCGGGGATCTCAATTGCCAAGCTGGTAGAGAATACAAACGGTCTTTACCTAAGCGGTTTGAACAAGAAGCGCAAACCCTGGCAAAACTAACTAACTGGAATATCCAAGATATTCGGAAAAAAATGAAGTTGAGTTTAGGTGATCTCAATTATTCCTGGTGGGAAAATTTCTTGGCTTGGCTAGGATTTTGA